The DNA sequence AACATCGTTTCCCTATCATTCAATCAATTCACAAGGGCAGGCTGTTGGCCTGATGATAGATCTATGGCGGTTGTGGGCGAAAAAGCAGCAAGTCGAGATAGCGTTTGTGCCCTTAAGCTGGACAGAAACCTTAAAACAGGTTGGCTCAGGCGAAGTTGATATTCACGCGGGTTTATCTATTATCGAGCAGCGCCGTGAGTTTTTAGCTTACTCGCAAGCCATTTTTCCTTTATACACTCATGTTTATGTTCATAGAGAATTAACTAATATAAACAGCGTTAATGATTTAAGCCCTTATGCTGTTGGCGTGGTTAAAGGCTCAGCTCATATTAATATGCTCGCTAATGCTTACCCTGAGTTAAAACAACGTTTATTTAATAGCCGCCATGAGCTATATCAAGCGGCCATGAATAATGAGGTGCTGGTATTTACAGGCCTTGAAAAGCTGGCATCTGATTATGAGTTTTATCAGCAGCTACAGCAAATGTTTCCTGCGCATAAAAGGTTGAGATATCAACAAGGAGAGTATGGCGTTGCGGTTGCTAAAGATAGAGTGGACTTGCTTGCCTTTATTGAGCAAGGCTTTGCCAAGATCACTTTAGCAGAGCGTGTCGCAATTGAGCGAAAATGGCTTGGCTTAGAAAAGCAAAAAAATAGTTTGTTGGTAGCGATTGCGCCAAACTATTCGCCTTATATGGCGTTAACGCCTAGTGGTAAACCGCAAGGATTATTGGTTGATGTTTGGCGCTATTGGGCACAACAAGCCGGGGTAAACATTGAATTTGTGGCACGTGAAATTACTGAGGATATTAGCCTAGTAAAAGAGAAAAAAGTTGATGTTTTATTGGCTTATCCACACACAGGAAATGGCATAGACGATGTGCTTTTTGCTCAAGATATTTATCAATCAAGCGCGCAAGTTTATGTGGCAAAGCATGTTTTAGGGATTGAGTCACTATCCTCTTTTACTCAGCAAAGTAAAGAGCATCTTATCGGAATTTGGCAAGACTCGCCCTTTAAAGCGCAGTTGCTTGAGCAATATCCAAACCTTAATTATCGTGTCTATGCAAGCTCAGACGAGATGTTAAAAGCGGCTGAGCGTAATGAGATCAGCGCCATGATAAGTTTAGTTGATTTAATGGATGCAAAATTAGTGCAGGCTAATTTGCAATCGTCTTTTTATCGATTAGACAAACCTGTTTTTACCGTGAGTTTATCGCCGCTAGTACATCAAGCCAATAAAGAGCTACTTAACTTGATTAATCAAACTTTTACTGAGCTAGATATAGAGCAGTTAGTTAAGTTAGAAGAGCGCTGGCTAACAAGCACTGATAGGTATTATAAAAAGTTGGCGCAAAAAATTACCCTTACCGCAGAAGAGCAAGCATTTTTGCAAGCAAAATCAAGCATTCGTGTTGGTATGGTAAATGACTTGTCGCCAGTTGAATTTGTTAATGATGACGGCGAATTTGCCGGCATAAACCGAGATATACTTGATTTAATTGCACAAAGAACTGGCTTGAATTTTACTTATCGAGGTTATGATACCTGGCAGCAATTATTCCAAGCATTATTAAATGAAGAGATAGATTTACTTGGCAGCATTACTCCGACAGATAAACGTAAAGAGCAGATGCGCTTTAGCGAAAGCTATTGGCGAATGCCTTGGGTGATAATGCATCCTCAGCATGTTGGCAAACAATCTAAATTAACCGACTTTTATGGCAAACGTGTCGCCATTGTTCGTGGCTACTATTTAATCAGCCAATTAAGAAAACAGCATCCGCTGATATCTTTTATCTTAGTTGATAACAGAAAGCAGGGTTTAAAAGCACTACAGCAAGGAAAAGTTGATGGCTTTATTACTACAATTGCCGCCGCCACTGAGTTATTAAAACAAGAGAGTTTAATCACTATGATGGTTTCTGTGATGGAAACCGTTAACCTTGATGATAGCCGCTTTGGCATCAATAAAAACTTACCTTTACTGGTGAATATTATTGATAAAGGGCTAATGTCGATATCGGAAAAAGAAAAACAAGCCATTTATGATGATTGGTTTTCAGTAGAAATTAATACCGGGTTAGATAAAAACGTAGTGCTACAAGTTGGCGCGCAAATCGGCATTATTATTTTATTAGTGCTTATTGTGATAGTAATGTGGAATAGACGCTTACAAAGTGAAATTAACCACAGAGAGCAGCTTGAACAAATAATGAAGCATATGGCCACCCATGATGAGTTAACTGGGCTGGCAAATCGTGTGCTGTTAAAAGATAGGTTAAGCACAGCCATTGAATTTCATCAACGACAAGCCTTGCAAATGGCGGTGTTATTTATTGATTTAGACGGCTTTAAAACGATTAATGATAGCTATGGTCATGATGTTGGTGATGAGTTACTTAAAATTGTTGCGCAGCGGTTATCAGGTTGCGTGAGAAAGTCAGATACTGTGGTTCGCTTTGGTGGTGATGAGTTTGTTTTACTGTTAACTGGTTTACATAGTGAGAATGAAGCCGCCTATGTTGCTGAAAAAGTATTACATTTAATGCAAACGCCATTTGAGTTATCAAAAACGAAAGCAACCATAGGCTGTAGTATTGGTATTGCTATGTACCCAGGTGATGGTGAGACTGATAACGACTTGTTAAAAGTTGCCGATACACTTATGTATCAGGTTAAGGCGGCAGGCAAAAATCATTTTGTTTTCAATGAGGCATCCTAGCAGGTGACAT is a window from the Litorilituus sediminis genome containing:
- a CDS encoding transporter substrate-binding domain-containing protein, with the protein product MKAFIRYFCVVLALFSLFASDFVFAWSNSELSFYRAEENQSADFSKVEGKLTIAINKTSFPYHSINSQGQAVGLMIDLWRLWAKKQQVEIAFVPLSWTETLKQVGSGEVDIHAGLSIIEQRREFLAYSQAIFPLYTHVYVHRELTNINSVNDLSPYAVGVVKGSAHINMLANAYPELKQRLFNSRHELYQAAMNNEVLVFTGLEKLASDYEFYQQLQQMFPAHKRLRYQQGEYGVAVAKDRVDLLAFIEQGFAKITLAERVAIERKWLGLEKQKNSLLVAIAPNYSPYMALTPSGKPQGLLVDVWRYWAQQAGVNIEFVAREITEDISLVKEKKVDVLLAYPHTGNGIDDVLFAQDIYQSSAQVYVAKHVLGIESLSSFTQQSKEHLIGIWQDSPFKAQLLEQYPNLNYRVYASSDEMLKAAERNEISAMISLVDLMDAKLVQANLQSSFYRLDKPVFTVSLSPLVHQANKELLNLINQTFTELDIEQLVKLEERWLTSTDRYYKKLAQKITLTAEEQAFLQAKSSIRVGMVNDLSPVEFVNDDGEFAGINRDILDLIAQRTGLNFTYRGYDTWQQLFQALLNEEIDLLGSITPTDKRKEQMRFSESYWRMPWVIMHPQHVGKQSKLTDFYGKRVAIVRGYYLISQLRKQHPLISFILVDNRKQGLKALQQGKVDGFITTIAAATELLKQESLITMMVSVMETVNLDDSRFGINKNLPLLVNIIDKGLMSISEKEKQAIYDDWFSVEINTGLDKNVVLQVGAQIGIIILLVLIVIVMWNRRLQSEINHREQLEQIMKHMATHDELTGLANRVLLKDRLSTAIEFHQRQALQMAVLFIDLDGFKTINDSYGHDVGDELLKIVAQRLSGCVRKSDTVVRFGGDEFVLLLTGLHSENEAAYVAEKVLHLMQTPFELSKTKATIGCSIGIAMYPGDGETDNDLLKVADTLMYQVKAAGKNHFVFNEAS